Within the Bacillota bacterium genome, the region TGAGCTTCAGTTAGAATTCCCAGCCGGTCAAGGAGAGGGAGCAAGCCGCCGGTAAGTTCCAATGAGATTAATTCTGCACGTGGTACGAAGCGGGCTTGCTGGGCATCGGAAGAACAGACCAGCTTACCCTCCATTTTATTAACCCAAAAGTCTACTAACGTATAATGATACAGTACCTGCCCTTTCTCATCCCGAAAGATAGAATCGAGCACAGCAATCGGCGGACCTACTTCAATATCCAAATTGCATTCTTCTTTGATTTCACGCCGCAGGGCCGCCTCTAAAGTCTCGCCCAGTTCCACTTTGCCGCCGGGAAGGCTCCAGAGTCCTTGGGCCGGTGGTTTTCCCCGCTGAATCAAGAGGATAGAATTACCCCTTACTATCACAGCTCCCACCCCAACCAAGGGCTGGGTCGGATAACGGCGCTGCATAAAAATCCCTTCTTTCTTGGTTTACGTAACTATTATACCCTGCCTTGACTCTTGTGGGTAGTTCACAGGAATTTATGGTATGACTAACATAAATTGGGTTAATGATAGTAAATAAGGGGTCTCCTCCAGGCGGGAAAGCGGTCAACGAGGATGAAATTGGCTCAAACCTGTGATATACTTTAACCTGTGACAAGCCTTCTTAATTGCAAGAGAAGGCGCACGGGAGGGATAACGGTGGAAAAAATACGAGTACGGTTTGCCCCGAGCCCGACCGGTAAATTGCATATTGGCGGGGCGCGTACAGCCTTGTTCAATTGGCTGCTGGCTCGCCACACCGGCGGCACGTTTGTCCTTAGAATCGAAGACACCGACACGGAGCGGTCCACGCAAGCGTCGGTTGATCAGATTTTGTCTTCGCTCAGGTGGCTGGGGCTCAATTGGGATGAAGGGCCTGAAATCGGGGGGGAGTACGGTCCGTATTTCCAATCACAGCGACTCCATCTTTATGAGGAGAAGGCCCAAGAGTTGATTGATAAAGGGGTGGCCTACCTTTGTTACTGTACTCCGGAAGAACTGGAAGCCCAGCGGGAAGAAGCTCGTCGCCAGGGCCGGGCCCCGGGTTATACCGGCCGCTGCCGCAATCTCACCGAGAAAGACCGCGTCCGCTTGGCAGCAGAAGG harbors:
- a CDS encoding NUDIX hydrolase — encoded protein: MQRRYPTQPLVGVGAVIVRGNSILLIQRGKPPAQGLWSLPGGKVELGETLEAALRREIKEECNLDIEVGPPIAVLDSIFRDEKGQVLYHYTLVDFWVNKMEGKLVCSSDAQQARFVPRAELISLELTGGLLPLLDRLGILTEAQPTQPPAGVFYFTQQNQLEKGR
- a CDS encoding glutamate--tRNA ligase, which gives rise to MEKIRVRFAPSPTGKLHIGGARTALFNWLLARHTGGTFVLRIEDTDTERSTQASVDQILSSLRWLGLNWDEGPEIGGEYGPYFQSQRLHLYEEKAQELIDKGVAYLCYCTPEELEAQREEARRQGRAPGYTGRCRNLTEKDRVRLAAEGRQPVVRLRVPDEGETVVDDLIRSRVVFKNSILDDFVVLKSNGMP